Proteins encoded by one window of Yersinia massiliensis:
- a CDS encoding cation-transporting P-type ATPase, whose amino-acid sequence MQNSSDHKSASPPPEGKAWYQLTTEESLQQLNSREEGLSQKEAEERLKQYGPNALPAKKSKHPLLQFLGHFNDVLIYILLAAALVKGLMGHSVDTIIILCVAVINALIGYVQENKAERSLKSIQNMLSSKAVVIRDGNAQTIDAQNLVPGDIVTLKPGDKIPADLRLLEAHNLQIEEAILTGESTVVEKQIGVIENESVIGDRKNLLFSGTTISAGTAKGVVIASGGNTELGHINQMMSEVEAVRTPLLQQMDRLGKAIFILILVMMAFLFVFAFILRDLPVDELLLALISLAVASVPEGLPAIISIILSLGVQAMARNRAIIRKLPTVETLGAMTVVCSDKTGTLTMNEMTVKAVILADSCYKVTGESYEPVGNIYPEGSDQQAVLAGPLKTFITAANLCNDSQIQKNDQGHWTIVGGPTEGALKVLAAKSGIELGQVTQHGKIPFDSAYKYMATSHQVESESCIFLTGAPDVLFTFCQQELTEHGVVPFRRDYWDAEMTRYSKQGLRMLAAAYRPTEQPLSELDHSDIQQGMIFVGIAGMMDPPRPEAIDAIATCQQAGIRVKMITGDHQETAMAIGAMLGIGNGKDSITGGQLEHMDDKELAEAAVRYDIFARTSPEHKLRLVKALQEKGEIVGMTGDGVNDAPALKQADVGIAMGIKGTEVTKEAADMVLSDDNFATIAHAVEEGRRVYDNLKKTILFVLPTNLAQGLLIIFAILVGAVIPLTPLQILWINMATSTTLSFGLAFEPSERGIMRRNPRDPSKHVLDGHAIWRIAFVGTLIACSAFALEAYMEPRGYSTEFIRTVIMQTLVTAQWIYMFNCRVMDRFPLNKEIFVNKGLWLVSGVLILLQLAIIYLPFMNTAFGTEPLPAYYWGVTLLVSIAIFIIVEIEKWIIARFKGTSNAA is encoded by the coding sequence ATGCAAAACTCATCTGACCATAAATCGGCCTCACCGCCCCCAGAAGGCAAGGCTTGGTATCAACTGACGACGGAAGAATCTTTGCAGCAGCTTAATAGCCGCGAAGAAGGGTTAAGCCAAAAAGAGGCGGAAGAGCGCCTTAAGCAGTACGGCCCTAATGCACTCCCCGCCAAAAAAAGTAAGCACCCCCTGCTGCAGTTCTTAGGCCATTTTAATGATGTCCTGATTTATATTTTGTTAGCAGCGGCATTGGTCAAAGGTTTGATGGGCCATTCCGTTGACACCATCATTATCCTTTGCGTCGCCGTCATTAATGCCTTAATTGGTTACGTTCAAGAAAACAAAGCCGAAAGATCGCTGAAAAGCATACAAAATATGCTATCCAGTAAAGCTGTGGTTATCCGTGATGGCAATGCACAAACCATTGACGCACAGAATCTCGTACCGGGTGATATCGTTACGCTGAAACCAGGGGATAAAATTCCTGCAGACCTTCGGCTACTTGAAGCCCACAATCTCCAGATTGAAGAAGCTATTTTGACCGGTGAATCCACCGTGGTTGAGAAGCAAATCGGGGTGATTGAGAACGAATCTGTTATTGGTGATCGCAAAAACCTGCTGTTCTCTGGCACCACCATCAGTGCGGGTACGGCGAAAGGCGTCGTCATCGCCAGTGGCGGTAATACCGAGCTGGGTCATATCAACCAGATGATGTCAGAGGTTGAAGCCGTTCGTACCCCCCTGTTGCAACAGATGGACCGCTTGGGCAAAGCTATTTTCATCCTGATTTTAGTGATGATGGCATTCCTGTTCGTCTTTGCCTTTATCCTGCGTGACCTGCCGGTTGATGAGTTATTGCTGGCGTTAATCAGCTTGGCCGTGGCCTCAGTACCGGAAGGTTTACCGGCGATTATTTCGATCATCCTGTCCCTTGGTGTGCAAGCGATGGCGCGCAACCGCGCGATTATTCGTAAGCTACCGACAGTAGAAACGTTAGGGGCGATGACCGTCGTCTGTTCCGATAAAACCGGCACACTGACGATGAACGAAATGACCGTCAAAGCCGTCATTCTGGCTGACAGCTGCTATAAGGTCACCGGTGAAAGTTACGAGCCAGTCGGGAATATCTATCCAGAGGGCAGCGATCAACAAGCTGTACTGGCCGGGCCGTTAAAAACCTTTATCACTGCGGCCAACTTGTGTAATGACAGTCAGATTCAAAAGAACGACCAAGGCCATTGGACGATTGTGGGTGGTCCAACCGAAGGCGCATTAAAAGTCTTGGCGGCTAAATCAGGGATTGAACTGGGTCAGGTAACGCAACACGGTAAAATTCCTTTCGATTCGGCTTATAAGTACATGGCCACCAGCCACCAAGTTGAGTCTGAAAGCTGTATCTTCCTGACTGGCGCACCAGACGTGCTGTTCACATTCTGCCAGCAAGAGCTGACGGAGCATGGCGTCGTGCCATTCCGCCGCGATTACTGGGACGCAGAGATGACGCGCTACAGCAAACAAGGTTTGCGTATGCTGGCTGCGGCCTACCGCCCAACCGAGCAGCCTCTTAGCGAATTGGACCACAGCGATATCCAGCAAGGCATGATCTTTGTCGGTATCGCCGGCATGATGGATCCACCGCGTCCTGAAGCCATTGATGCGATTGCAACCTGCCAACAGGCTGGTATTCGCGTGAAAATGATCACCGGTGACCATCAGGAAACCGCGATGGCGATTGGTGCGATGCTCGGCATAGGCAATGGGAAAGACTCCATTACCGGTGGTCAGCTAGAGCACATGGATGATAAGGAACTGGCAGAAGCCGCAGTTCGTTATGATATCTTCGCCCGTACCAGCCCTGAGCATAAGTTGCGCTTGGTTAAAGCCTTGCAAGAGAAAGGCGAAATCGTGGGGATGACAGGCGATGGCGTTAACGATGCACCGGCACTGAAACAAGCCGATGTGGGTATTGCCATGGGTATCAAGGGGACTGAAGTCACAAAAGAAGCTGCCGATATGGTGCTGTCTGATGACAACTTCGCCACTATTGCTCATGCCGTTGAAGAAGGGCGTCGTGTTTACGATAACCTGAAGAAAACGATTCTGTTTGTATTGCCAACCAACTTGGCGCAAGGGCTATTAATTATCTTTGCGATTTTGGTCGGTGCGGTGATCCCACTGACGCCACTGCAAATCCTCTGGATAAACATGGCAACCTCCACCACGCTCTCGTTTGGTTTGGCTTTCGAACCGTCAGAACGTGGCATTATGCGTCGTAATCCACGTGACCCGTCTAAACACGTGTTAGACGGCCATGCTATCTGGCGCATCGCATTTGTCGGTACCTTGATTGCTTGTAGTGCTTTTGCCTTGGAAGCCTATATGGAACCTCGCGGCTACAGCACCGAGTTTATCCGTACCGTAATAATGCAGACCTTGGTGACCGCACAGTGGATTTACATGTTTAACTGCCGCGTGATGGACCGCTTCCCGTTGAACAAAGAAATCTTCGTCAACAAAGGGTTGTGGTTAGTCTCTGGCGTTCTGATCCTGTTGCAGCTCGCGATTATTTATCTGCCATTTATGAATACCGCGTTCGGTACTGAGCCATTACCGGCTTATTACTGGGGCGTGACATTGCTGGTTTCTATCGCGATATTTATCATCGTAGAAATCGAAAAATGGATTATTGCGCGTTTTAAAGGCACATCAAACGCCGCTTAA
- a CDS encoding YfiR family protein: MNTATCAFSGVSNDKRYCPLKPITLGRVWRICVSIFFLLSLLFIAWPLMAANKLGEERIQNRSDNAAKMVLGIISYTRWPVPPTVIRLCVVPQTDYAEMLFNPALMQTAHPIKTVHYPQIDASIAANCDVIYLGRIEAQKRQELAILLTGYPVLTISEDYDECTVGSAFCLLLEDKQASFKVNMDALARGGVRVHPSVLQLARKKADAL; this comes from the coding sequence ATGAACACTGCAACTTGCGCATTTAGCGGCGTCAGTAATGATAAGCGCTATTGTCCGCTCAAACCGATCACGCTAGGGCGAGTCTGGCGGATCTGTGTCTCTATTTTCTTTCTTCTCTCGCTCCTATTTATCGCATGGCCGTTAATGGCGGCAAATAAGCTGGGTGAGGAACGCATACAAAATCGCAGTGATAACGCGGCCAAAATGGTGCTGGGTATCATCAGCTATACGCGTTGGCCAGTACCGCCGACAGTGATTCGTTTATGTGTAGTCCCTCAAACGGATTACGCAGAAATGTTATTTAATCCGGCTTTAATGCAAACCGCCCATCCGATTAAGACTGTGCATTATCCCCAGATAGATGCCTCGATTGCGGCCAATTGTGATGTGATTTATTTAGGACGCATTGAGGCACAAAAACGCCAAGAACTGGCCATTTTACTCACAGGGTACCCCGTGCTAACCATCAGTGAGGATTATGACGAATGCACCGTGGGCAGTGCATTTTGTTTACTGCTGGAAGATAAGCAAGCCTCTTTCAAAGTTAATATGGATGCATTAGCACGCGGTGGGGTCCGTGTTCACCCCAGTGTGTTGCAACTTGCCCGTAAAAAGGCTGACGCATTATGA
- a CDS encoding diguanylate cyclase domain-containing protein, protein MSSIKNKSAGQAKHHNAPTNLPTLGRVLGRIHLIVALVSVVTAGICLTLAALLALRVYVDHNLHLVARSISYTTEAAVVFGDSMAANEALALIAANEEVDNVKILDVNGRELASWTKPDTSPMHYLEQQVARCTLPDPVVLPIIHDGNEIGTVVIAGHGSNLLRFLLQGMAGLLLCLVLTTAVALVLSRRMLSGVIGSLNQITKVAHNVSRHRSFGQRVPSAKTAELNALSDDFNELLGELEVWQAHLTQENDSLAHRAAHDSLTGLANRAFFEGRLSRTLGDCEPGEHAAVLFLDGDRFKEINDNYGHAAGDVVLTTIADRIRALLRESDLVARLGGDEFAVLLAPIHNIKDVSIIASDIHESMSQPIMLADGCEITMSLSIGIAIYPDHAQTPEALLQRADEAMYQAKKNFQSGGSMIAQPSDDPLTEI, encoded by the coding sequence ATGAGTTCAATCAAAAATAAGTCTGCTGGTCAGGCTAAACATCACAATGCCCCCACTAATCTCCCCACGTTGGGACGAGTTCTGGGACGAATACATCTGATTGTGGCGCTCGTCTCAGTGGTAACAGCGGGTATCTGCCTGACACTGGCAGCACTGTTAGCATTACGGGTTTATGTCGATCATAACCTGCACTTAGTGGCTCGCTCGATTAGCTATACCACTGAAGCTGCGGTGGTGTTTGGCGACAGCATGGCTGCTAACGAAGCCCTAGCGCTCATTGCTGCTAATGAAGAAGTGGACAATGTGAAAATTTTGGATGTAAATGGCCGAGAGCTAGCCAGTTGGACAAAGCCTGATACTAGTCCGATGCACTATTTGGAACAACAAGTTGCCCGCTGTACACTACCTGACCCCGTTGTTCTTCCCATTATTCATGACGGCAATGAAATCGGTACCGTCGTGATTGCCGGTCATGGCAGTAACCTGCTACGTTTTCTACTGCAAGGAATGGCGGGCCTACTTTTATGCTTAGTGCTCACGACAGCGGTCGCATTAGTGTTGTCACGGCGCATGCTATCTGGTGTTATCGGCTCACTAAACCAAATTACCAAAGTCGCTCATAATGTTAGCCGCCATCGCAGCTTTGGCCAACGAGTTCCTTCGGCCAAAACAGCAGAGCTCAATGCGCTAAGCGATGACTTCAATGAATTGCTAGGGGAGCTGGAAGTTTGGCAGGCTCACCTCACGCAAGAAAATGACTCACTGGCACATCGAGCGGCACACGATAGCCTTACCGGTTTGGCAAACCGCGCCTTTTTTGAAGGCCGCTTAAGTCGCACGCTGGGCGATTGTGAACCTGGTGAACATGCTGCGGTTTTATTCCTTGATGGTGATCGCTTCAAAGAAATCAATGATAACTATGGTCATGCGGCGGGAGATGTGGTGCTGACCACCATTGCTGACCGTATTCGTGCCTTATTACGGGAAAGCGATTTAGTCGCCCGCCTAGGTGGTGATGAGTTCGCCGTGTTGCTGGCCCCTATTCATAACATTAAAGACGTTTCGATCATTGCCAGCGATATTCATGAAAGTATGAGCCAACCCATTATGTTAGCGGATGGATGCGAAATTACGATGTCGCTGAGTATTGGGATCGCGATTTATCCTGACCATGCCCAAACACCTGAAGCGTTGTTACAACGGGCAGATGAGGCGATGTATCAAGCCAAGAAAAACTTCCAGTCCGGAGGGAGTATGATTGCTCAACCATCGGACGATCCTCTTACAGAAATTTAG
- a CDS encoding OmpA family protein: protein MQRLKNQPLISRIWFSFFALSLLVLAGCQAPRTGLTAEQIAALQAQGFKLTDNGWEFGMANKVLFDSDIKQLNPAGVQTVQNIGKALVAVDITHLRVDGHTDAIGEDNYNQQLSYQRAAAVADSLAAVGIPRANIDVRGRGKLEPVADNRTAKGRAENRRVAMIVTAP, encoded by the coding sequence ATGCAAAGATTGAAAAATCAGCCTTTGATTAGCCGTATCTGGTTTAGTTTTTTCGCTCTCAGTTTATTGGTTTTGGCAGGGTGCCAAGCTCCCCGTACCGGTTTGACGGCTGAGCAGATTGCCGCATTACAAGCTCAGGGGTTTAAGTTAACCGATAACGGCTGGGAGTTTGGCATGGCGAATAAAGTGCTATTCGATAGCGATATTAAGCAACTTAATCCGGCCGGTGTTCAGACAGTACAAAATATTGGTAAGGCGTTAGTGGCCGTGGACATTACTCATTTGCGGGTTGATGGTCATACCGATGCCATTGGTGAAGATAATTATAATCAACAATTGTCTTATCAGCGTGCCGCCGCTGTCGCCGATTCGCTGGCAGCCGTTGGTATTCCCAGAGCAAATATTGACGTGCGGGGTAGAGGGAAGCTTGAACCCGTCGCCGATAACCGTACCGCGAAAGGCCGAGCAGAGAATCGCCGTGTCGCCATGATAGTCACCGCACCTTAG